One part of the Magallana gigas chromosome 5, xbMagGiga1.1, whole genome shotgun sequence genome encodes these proteins:
- the LOC105317291 gene encoding peroxidase-like protein, with amino-acid sequence MHLKVELILMTLLHSVVTMDWKLEAIVSDLVHRMMSSRNISTSIPVEYQSLTEHSNARGNSQGSYHSAVQHHYRYLRINDFAMSKTLDDRARIAAFVARTVAVMSGKRTAEEVQPLLQDPRMLKIFYKAFEPYCYDEPKCNFDYPYRLTCGACNNLRYPLLGKAFTVYRRIVPSNYEDGIEMPRVKSIDGHPLPSARRVSNVVHNSNNQVQVSARFTPYLTHFGQFLDHDITSTPVMTDSDANIIEDCCIHPNRVECFNIAIADDDPFYTNPAQKCMHFVRSDIGPVPACDTGIRQQQNQRSSFIDGSAIYGFNTAKENSLREKRGGLLRVSSLHAYRPGVLPEGDDSQCENGHNGMLSRSPINHCFDAGDHRHTESPLLTVVHIMFLRRHNQIAEALQQATGILDDEVLFQETKRIVVAELNHITYNEYLPEIMAPEFIKYFGLKSKSKGHHTVYDPNVDPRAINSFAAAAYRFGHSFVQSVVGQDNGRSIMEDPLRNNFDNPTLINFPQNGGCEYVASWMANTGKSDMDRFVTSDLRNRLFDASPTGSPTTSPGATLSLDLVALNIQRGRDHGLPGYNVFRQWCGRPKAEHFGTWALGLVDHSEQSAAILQSIYRHPDDIDLFAGALSEKSLGRSLMGPTFSCIIGFQFNRLKYGDRFWYENDFPQTGFTKEQVVEIKKVTMTRMMCSTMTMGSLPVLQPHLFRRQTTPGNRPLSCSQLLGQDSILGFNIEPFARELQRLGGRRHRSSMDSNIPSYFLPRSSRQTGSQVY; translated from the exons ATGCATCTAAAAGTCGAATTAATTTTGATGACCCTTTTACACTCTGTGGTGACAATGGACTGGAAACTGGAAGCCATTGTTTCCGACCTTGTACACAGAATGATGAGTAGCCGCAACATTTCTACGAGCATCCCTGTCG AGTACCAGTCCCTAACAGAACACAGTAACGCCCGCGGGAACTCCCAGGGCAGCTACCACTCCGCCGTACAGCACCATTACCGCTACCTCCGGATCAATGACTTCGCCATGAGCAAGACCTTGGACGACCGAGCCCGCATAGCCGCATTTGTGGCCAGAACAGTAGCTGTCAT gtCTGGCAAGAGGACTGCTGAAGAAGTACAACCTCTCTTACAAGATCCCCGGATGTTGAAAATATTCTACAAAGCGTTTGAACCATACTGCTATGATGAGCCCAAGTGCAACTTTGACTATCCGTACAGGTTAACTTGCGGAGCTTGCAACAACCTGAGATATCCACTTCTGGGCAAAGCTTTCACTGTGTACCGAAGGATCGTGCCATCAAATTATGAAGACG ggaTCGAAATGCCGAGGGTTAAAAGTATAGACGGCCACCCCCTCCCCAGCGCCAGGAGGGTCAGTAATGTGGTCCACAACAGTAACAATCAAGTCCAGGTCAGCGCCCGCTTCACGCCATATTTGACCCACTTTGGACAATTTCTTGACCACGACATTACCAGTACTCCAGTTATGACAG ATTCTGACGCAAATATAATAGAAGACTGTTGCATACATCCAAACAG AGTTGAGTGCTTCAACATTGCAATTGCTGATGACGACCCATTCTATACCAACCCAGCACAAAAGTGTATGCATTTCGTGCGCTCGGACATCGGTCCGGTTCCTGCATGTGATACTG GGATAAGACAACAGCAAAACCAGAGATCCTCTTTTATTGACGGCTCGGCAATTTATGGATTTAATACAGCGAAGGAGAACTCGCTGCGGGAAAAGCGAGGAG GATTATTGAGGGTAAGCTCACTCCATGCCTACCGCCCGGGGGTGCTACCAGAAGGAGATGACTCTCAGTGTGAGAATGGCCACAATGGAATGCTTTCTAGAAGCCCCATCAACCATTGCTTTGACGCAG GAGACCATAGGCACACAGAGAGCCCTTTGCTCACCGTCGTCCACATCATGTTTCTACGTCGCCATAACCAGATCGCCGAGGCCTTACAGCAAGCCACTGGAATCTTGGATGATGAAGTCTTGTTCCAGGAGACCAAAAGAATCGTTGTAGCAGAACTAAATCATATAACATACAACGAATATCTTCCAGAAATCATGGCGCCAGAATTTATCAAGTATTTTGGGCTGAAATCGAAAAGCAAGGGGCACCACACGGTGTATGACCCCAATGTGGATCCCCGCGCTATCAACAGCTTCGCAGCGGCTGCGTACAGATTTGGTCATAGTTTTGTACAGAGTGTGGTTGGACAAGACAACGGGAGATCCATCATGGAAGACCCACTCAGAAACAACTTCGACAATCCTACACTGATAAATTTCCCGCAGAATGGCGGATGTGAGTACGTAGCATCGTGGATGGCGAACACGGGTAAATCGGACATGGATCGTTTTGTAACCAGCGATCTCAGAAATCGTCTGTTTGATGCTTCGCCCACGGGCTCCCCTACTACCAGCCCTGGGGCCACGCTCAGCCTTGACCTTGTGGCTTTGAATATACAGCGTGGGAGAGACCACGGTCTGCCCGGATACAACGTTTTCAGACAATGGTGTGGAAGACCCAAGGCAGAACACTTCGGGACGTGGGCCCTCGGGCTTGTCGACCACAGTGAACAGTCGGCTGCAATACTACAGTCAATTTACAG ACATCCTGATGACATTGATTTATTTGCTGGCGCTCTGTCGGAGAAGAGTCTCGGTAGATCTCTGATGGGTCCAacgttcagttgtataataggGTTCCAGTTTAACAGGCTGAAGTACGGCGACAGGTTTTGGTATGAAAACGATTTCCCTCAGACAGGCTTCACTAAAG AGCAAGTCGTGGAAATTAAGAAGGTGACGATGACCCGGATGATGTGTTCTACCATGACCATGGGCTCCCTTCCCGTCCTACAACCTCACCTGTTCAGGAGACAGACCACCCCCGG aaaTCGACCATTATCGTGCAGTCAGCTACTGGGACAGGATTCAATCCTTGGATTTAACATCGAGCCTTTCGCGAGAGAGCTGCAAAGGCTCGGGGGTAGGCGCCATCGAAGCAGCATGGACTCGAACATTCCATCTTATTTCTTACCACGAAGCTCCAGACAAACAGGATCTCAAGTGTACTGA